A genomic window from Brevibacillus agri includes:
- a CDS encoding branched-chain amino acid ABC transporter permease, giving the protein MKRLLTKWGKGFGIYLALMVVFPFVMPDEYYRSVGIIIGLHAIVTIGLCLVMGLAGQISLGQAAFWGIGAYTSAVLTTKYGLSPLVGLVASAIIPGLFAFILGRAIAGLQGYYLAMATLAFGYIVQIGITEWEPVTGGASGMISIPQVPLFGGSELSMYYLIWAIVTCVLLFSLNLMHSRVGRAFRAIHKSEIAATSMGVDVRKFKLNAFVVSGMFAGISGGLYAHYMGILDPQPFGLHESIKFLTMVVIGGMTSIWGALIGTVLIGFISEGLILLSEVIPGLQGDVDTIVFGGILVLIVMFMPEGLVPRIRSAYEKAQAKKAKELAAKTQSGERVERKAAT; this is encoded by the coding sequence ATGAAGCGGTTGTTGACGAAATGGGGAAAAGGCTTCGGCATTTATCTCGCCTTGATGGTGGTGTTCCCGTTCGTGATGCCGGATGAGTATTACCGCTCCGTCGGGATTATTATCGGGCTGCATGCTATCGTGACGATCGGGCTTTGTCTGGTGATGGGGCTTGCCGGACAGATTTCGCTCGGACAAGCAGCCTTCTGGGGAATCGGTGCATACACGTCCGCCGTTTTGACCACGAAGTACGGCCTGTCGCCGCTCGTCGGCCTCGTCGCCTCCGCAATCATTCCCGGCCTGTTCGCCTTTATTCTCGGCAGGGCGATCGCCGGGCTGCAAGGCTACTACCTCGCCATGGCGACCTTGGCCTTTGGCTACATCGTCCAGATCGGCATTACCGAGTGGGAGCCGGTCACTGGCGGGGCGAGCGGGATGATTAGCATTCCGCAGGTGCCGCTGTTCGGCGGCAGCGAGCTGTCCATGTACTACCTGATCTGGGCGATCGTCACCTGTGTGCTGTTATTCTCGCTCAACCTTATGCATTCGCGGGTCGGCAGAGCTTTTCGCGCGATTCACAAAAGCGAGATTGCCGCAACCTCGATGGGCGTTGACGTGCGCAAGTTCAAGCTGAACGCCTTCGTGGTCAGCGGGATGTTCGCCGGAATTTCCGGCGGCTTGTACGCCCACTACATGGGGATTCTCGATCCGCAGCCGTTCGGACTGCACGAATCGATCAAATTTCTCACCATGGTCGTCATCGGGGGGATGACGAGTATATGGGGGGCGCTGATCGGCACCGTACTGATCGGCTTTATCAGCGAAGGATTGATTCTGCTCAGCGAAGTCATTCCAGGCTTGCAGGGCGACGTCGATACGATCGTCTTCGGCGGCATCCTCGTCTTGATCGTCATGTTCATGCCAGAGGGACTTGTGCCGCGGATTCGTTCCGCCTATGAAAAAGCGCAAGCGAAAAAGGCAAAAGAACTGGCCGCGAAGACGCAGTCTGGCGAGCGGGTAGAAAGGAAGGCGGCAACATGA
- a CDS encoding branched-chain amino acid ABC transporter permease has translation MTELLQYVANGLVSGGIYAIVAVGFITIYNVSKVINLAQGEFLMLGGMVTVALIGMNLPYGLAALLAIIAVTAIGIIMQKYVIAYVKKASPISLIILTIGISTLIRGIASFIWGKDAFALEPITSNEPISFGGVTIATQSVWILAAVLIILFLLWYLMDKTILGKKINACSVNPMAARLMGISPTKMSMLAFAISGATGAIAGIVIAPLSVTSYDIGVLLGIKGFSAAILGGLGNPLGAAVAAFLLGIVESLGAGYVSSGMKDAIAFLVLIGMLLVKPSGLFGERSVGKGGL, from the coding sequence ATGACGGAACTGTTGCAGTATGTCGCAAACGGCCTCGTCAGCGGCGGTATTTATGCGATCGTCGCGGTAGGGTTCATCACGATTTACAACGTGAGCAAAGTCATTAATCTCGCACAGGGAGAATTTTTGATGCTGGGCGGAATGGTGACGGTTGCCTTGATCGGGATGAATCTGCCGTACGGATTAGCAGCGCTGCTCGCCATCATAGCAGTGACGGCAATCGGCATCATCATGCAGAAGTATGTCATCGCTTATGTGAAAAAGGCCAGTCCTATTAGTTTGATAATTTTGACAATAGGCATTTCCACTTTGATTCGAGGCATCGCCAGCTTTATATGGGGCAAGGATGCATTTGCGCTGGAGCCGATCACGAGCAACGAGCCGATCTCGTTCGGGGGCGTGACGATTGCTACGCAAAGCGTGTGGATTTTGGCCGCTGTCCTTATTATTCTGTTTCTTCTCTGGTACTTGATGGATAAGACGATTTTGGGGAAAAAGATCAACGCCTGTTCGGTCAATCCGATGGCTGCCCGCCTGATGGGGATTTCACCCACGAAGATGAGCATGCTCGCCTTCGCAATCAGCGGAGCCACCGGAGCGATTGCCGGAATCGTGATTGCCCCGCTTAGCGTGACCTCCTACGACATCGGGGTGCTGCTCGGAATCAAAGGATTCTCCGCAGCCATTCTGGGCGGTCTGGGCAATCCGCTCGGTGCAGCGGTTGCCGCCTTTTTGCTCGGCATCGTCGAGTCGCTCGGAGCAGGCTACGTCAGCTCCGGGATGAAGGACGCGATCGCGTTTCTCGTTCTGATCGGCATGCTGCTGGTGAAGCCATCCGGCCTCTTTGGAGAACGCAGCGTAGGAAAAGGAGGGCTGTAG
- a CDS encoding thioesterase family protein — translation MKEGLQPGTTAEFTVTVTEDMLPKFEGEVVHPVMSTVSMIYYMEWAGRQVILPFLEEDEEGSGFAVDIRHVGPAVVGQTVTFKAVCQEVTKKRVVCEVTADTARNRVGVGTFTQAIFNKHEIRQRFEALQAEISAEK, via the coding sequence GTGAAGGAAGGGCTGCAACCGGGGACGACGGCCGAGTTTACGGTGACCGTCACCGAAGACATGCTGCCTAAGTTTGAAGGCGAGGTCGTGCATCCGGTCATGTCGACCGTCAGCATGATCTACTACATGGAATGGGCAGGACGCCAGGTGATTTTGCCGTTTTTGGAAGAGGATGAGGAAGGCTCCGGCTTCGCTGTGGACATCCGCCATGTCGGCCCCGCAGTAGTCGGCCAGACAGTGACGTTCAAGGCGGTTTGCCAGGAAGTGACGAAAAAACGGGTGGTGTGCGAGGTGACAGCGGACACCGCCCGCAATCGCGTCGGGGTCGGAACGTTTACCCAGGCGATCTTCAACAAGCACGAAATCAGGCAGCGTTTTGAGGCATTGCAAGCCGAAATCAGCGCTGAAAAATAA
- a CDS encoding ABC transporter ATP-binding protein, with amino-acid sequence MEKAILKVDNITARYGPVEVLHGITMQVNEGEIVSLLGANGAGKTTLLNCICGLHSAKEGKIWFRDTDITGIPAELVVPRGMAHVPERRQIFSTLTVEDNLWLGASHRMPKTSKKEIAKEMQTVYERFPILAERKWQLGGTLSGGQQQMLAIGRALLSRPQLLLLDEPSLGLAPLIAKEILTIVQEIRSQWGTTVLLVEQNARAALAISDRAYVLSTGEVMLEGSAEEISNDPRVQSAYLGHSHQAV; translated from the coding sequence ATGGAGAAAGCGATTTTAAAAGTGGACAACATCACGGCTCGCTACGGTCCCGTAGAAGTGTTGCACGGCATTACGATGCAAGTCAACGAAGGGGAGATCGTCTCGCTGCTCGGCGCAAACGGCGCAGGCAAAACGACGTTGTTGAACTGCATCTGCGGGCTGCACAGCGCGAAGGAAGGGAAAATCTGGTTCCGCGATACAGACATTACGGGGATTCCGGCCGAGCTTGTGGTGCCGCGCGGGATGGCGCACGTGCCGGAGCGCAGGCAAATTTTTTCCACGCTGACCGTAGAGGACAACTTGTGGCTCGGCGCTTCTCATCGCATGCCGAAGACGAGCAAAAAAGAAATCGCCAAAGAAATGCAGACAGTTTACGAGCGCTTTCCGATCCTGGCGGAGCGGAAGTGGCAACTAGGGGGAACGCTTTCAGGGGGGCAGCAGCAAATGCTTGCGATTGGCCGGGCGCTTTTATCCAGACCGCAGCTTTTGCTGCTGGACGAGCCGTCGCTTGGCCTCGCTCCGCTGATTGCCAAGGAAATTTTGACGATCGTGCAGGAGATTCGCTCCCAGTGGGGCACGACGGTGTTGCTGGTCGAGCAAAACGCTCGCGCTGCGCTGGCCATCTCCGACAGAGCCTACGTCCTGAGTACGGGAGAGGTCATGCTCGAAGGCAGCGCTGAAGAGATCAGTAA
- a CDS encoding ABC transporter ATP-binding protein — MTTLLEVQELSRDFGGVRAVNQVNFQVREGEILALIGPNGAGKSTVLNMVSGVIPPSEGEIRFQSKPMTRVPGYEYAGLGITRTFQNLQTFDDMTVLENVMVGMHTKTRSSLFACGMNLGSAKREEKMMEQKAHAWLGRVGLAPESQQLAGSLPYGKLRLMEIARAMVAGPKLLLLDEPAAGLNHTETAEMSRMFCEIRDSGTAILLVEHDMDMIMTIADRIVVLDQGTKIAEGTPREIQENPRVIAAYLGTEEE; from the coding sequence ATGACAACTCTGTTGGAAGTGCAGGAGCTGTCCCGCGATTTTGGCGGGGTACGAGCTGTCAACCAGGTGAACTTTCAAGTGCGGGAAGGCGAGATTTTGGCGCTGATCGGCCCGAACGGCGCGGGGAAAAGCACCGTGCTGAACATGGTGTCGGGCGTCATTCCTCCCTCCGAAGGCGAGATTCGCTTCCAGAGCAAGCCGATGACGCGAGTCCCCGGCTACGAATACGCCGGATTGGGGATCACCCGCACGTTTCAAAACCTCCAGACGTTTGACGATATGACCGTACTCGAAAACGTCATGGTCGGGATGCATACGAAGACGCGCTCCAGCCTGTTTGCCTGCGGCATGAACCTCGGCAGCGCGAAAAGAGAAGAGAAAATGATGGAACAAAAGGCGCACGCCTGGCTCGGGCGTGTCGGACTGGCGCCGGAATCCCAGCAGCTTGCGGGAAGCTTGCCGTACGGAAAGCTGAGGCTGATGGAGATTGCCCGGGCGATGGTCGCCGGACCGAAGCTGCTCTTGCTCGACGAGCCGGCGGCAGGCCTGAACCATACCGAGACGGCGGAGATGAGCCGGATGTTTTGCGAGATTCGCGACAGCGGCACGGCGATTTTGCTGGTAGAGCATGACATGGACATGATTATGACGATCGCAGACCGCATCGTCGTTCTCGATCAGGGCACGAAAATTGCGGAAGGAACCCCGCGCGAAATCCAGGAGAACCCGCGCGTCATCGCGGCCTATTTGGGAACGGAAGAAGAGTAG
- a CDS encoding thiolase family protein: protein MKTAVIIDAVRTPIGRIGGALKEVRPDDLGALVIQKLLERNDIDPKTIDDVIMGCANQAGEDNRNVARMSLLLAGVPVEVPGVTVNRLCGSGLEAVNQSANAIKAGAGQVYIAGGLESMTRAPLVMMKPGTAFQRGNQQLVDTTLGWRLVNDKMNELYPPISLGETAEKVAEQYGISREAQDEFALRSQQNYATALAEGKWAQEIVPVELKGRKGDVTLFDRDEHARPETTIEQLQKLKPAFQANGTVTAGNSSGLNDGASALLVMEQEAALAAGLKPRARIVASAVAGVDPSVMGIGPVPATRKALKQAGLSIEQIELFEFNEAFAAQAVACVRELGVNPELVNVNGGAIALGHPLGASGARILTTLLYEMERREARYGLAAMCIGVGQGIATIIERV, encoded by the coding sequence ATGAAAACAGCGGTCATTATCGATGCTGTGCGGACGCCAATCGGACGGATTGGCGGCGCCTTGAAAGAAGTGCGCCCGGATGATCTGGGGGCATTGGTCATTCAAAAGCTGCTGGAACGAAATGACATTGATCCGAAGACGATTGATGACGTCATTATGGGCTGCGCCAACCAGGCAGGCGAAGACAACCGCAACGTGGCGCGGATGTCTTTGCTGCTGGCCGGAGTGCCTGTCGAAGTGCCGGGCGTGACGGTCAACCGCTTGTGCGGCTCCGGCCTGGAAGCTGTCAATCAGAGCGCGAATGCGATCAAGGCAGGCGCAGGTCAGGTGTACATCGCAGGCGGGCTGGAGAGCATGACGCGCGCTCCGCTGGTGATGATGAAGCCGGGGACTGCTTTTCAGCGCGGCAATCAGCAACTGGTCGACACGACGCTCGGCTGGCGGCTGGTCAACGATAAAATGAACGAGCTGTACCCGCCGATCAGCCTTGGAGAGACGGCGGAGAAGGTCGCGGAACAGTACGGCATCAGCCGCGAAGCGCAGGACGAGTTCGCGCTGCGCAGCCAGCAAAACTACGCCACCGCGCTCGCAGAAGGAAAATGGGCGCAGGAGATCGTTCCGGTCGAGCTGAAAGGACGCAAAGGCGATGTGACCTTGTTTGACCGCGACGAGCACGCGCGTCCGGAGACGACGATCGAGCAACTGCAAAAGCTGAAACCTGCTTTTCAGGCGAACGGCACGGTCACAGCGGGCAATTCCAGCGGCTTGAATGACGGGGCGAGCGCCCTGCTCGTCATGGAGCAGGAGGCGGCTTTGGCGGCCGGGCTGAAGCCGCGTGCGCGCATCGTCGCGTCCGCAGTGGCAGGGGTCGATCCGTCCGTGATGGGCATTGGGCCGGTTCCGGCAACGCGCAAGGCGTTGAAGCAGGCGGGCCTGTCGATTGAGCAAATCGAACTGTTCGAATTTAACGAAGCGTTTGCCGCACAAGCAGTAGCCTGCGTGCGCGAGTTGGGGGTCAACCCAGAGCTGGTCAACGTCAACGGCGGAGCGATTGCGCTGGGCCATCCGCTCGGGGCAAGCGGCGCGCGCATCCTCACGACCTTGCTGTATGAGATGGAGCGCCGTGAAGCCCGCTATGGCCTGGCTGCGATGTGCATCGGTGTGGGCCAGGGGATTGCGACCATCATTGAGCGCGTATAG
- a CDS encoding thiolase family protein: MTMKKSDVYVTAAVRTPIGKLGGSLKHTPIDDLTAIVLNGALAQAGQTGDAVDGVIMGNVISAGPFINIARVGLLKAGLPETIPGLTVNRVCASGLEAVNLAAQSIQAGHSQVMLAGGVENLTRSPYIMEKFEQPYQRGAQALIESFGGPRSAPVSLYGDLTMGDTAENVAEQFGISREDQDLFAAESQRRAIAAIDAGLFKDEIIPVLLRGKKGEETLFDTDEFPRRDSTVESLAKLRPAFRKNGSVTAGNSSGINDGAAALLLMNEEMVKRTGVAPLGRIVHFACAGVDPRIMGIGPVAAIRKLLAEVSMTVEDIDLFELNEAFASQSLACMRELGLDPEKTNVNGGAIALGHPLGMSGARLAGTILYELRRRQKKYGIVSLCIGGGQGLATLVEAL, translated from the coding sequence ATGACGATGAAAAAAAGCGACGTCTACGTAACGGCTGCCGTGCGCACGCCGATTGGCAAGCTGGGAGGCAGTCTGAAGCATACGCCGATTGATGACCTGACAGCCATCGTGCTGAACGGAGCATTGGCGCAAGCGGGACAAACCGGGGATGCTGTCGATGGCGTCATCATGGGCAATGTCATTTCGGCGGGGCCGTTTATCAATATTGCTCGCGTAGGTCTGCTCAAAGCAGGGCTGCCCGAGACGATTCCAGGGCTGACGGTGAACCGGGTGTGCGCGTCCGGGCTGGAAGCGGTCAATCTCGCTGCCCAGTCCATCCAGGCAGGACACAGCCAGGTCATGCTCGCAGGCGGAGTAGAAAATTTGACCCGTTCCCCGTACATCATGGAAAAATTCGAGCAGCCGTACCAGCGCGGCGCCCAGGCGCTGATCGAATCGTTTGGCGGGCCGCGCTCGGCGCCTGTGTCGCTTTACGGCGATTTGACCATGGGCGATACCGCGGAAAACGTGGCGGAGCAGTTTGGCATCAGCCGCGAGGATCAGGATTTGTTTGCCGCCGAGAGCCAGCGCCGCGCGATCGCCGCGATTGACGCAGGCTTGTTCAAGGACGAGATCATTCCCGTCCTGTTGCGCGGGAAAAAAGGGGAAGAAACGCTGTTTGACACAGATGAGTTTCCGCGCCGCGACTCCACGGTCGAGTCGCTTGCGAAGCTGCGCCCTGCCTTTCGCAAAAACGGCAGCGTGACGGCCGGCAACTCCTCAGGGATTAACGATGGCGCGGCGGCTCTTTTGCTCATGAACGAAGAAATGGTGAAGCGTACAGGAGTCGCTCCGCTTGGGCGAATCGTGCATTTTGCCTGCGCCGGAGTCGATCCGCGCATCATGGGCATAGGACCAGTCGCAGCCATCCGCAAGCTGCTTGCCGAAGTCAGCATGACGGTAGAGGACATCGACCTGTTCGAGCTGAACGAAGCGTTTGCCTCCCAGTCGCTCGCCTGCATGCGCGAGCTGGGGCTTGATCCGGAGAAGACAAATGTAAACGGCGGAGCGATCGCCTTGGGCCATCCGCTCGGCATGAGCGGCGCCCGGCTGGCAGGCACGATCCTGTACGAGCTGCGCCGCCGCCAGAAAAAATACGGAATCGTCTCGCTGTGCATCGGCGGCGGCCAAGGGCTGGCGACGCTGGTAGAAGCGCTGTAG
- a CDS encoding 3-hydroxyacyl-CoA dehydrogenase family protein has protein sequence MTMTNKAVVLAGTSPLFAELQQLFTEKGYQVLSVAEAAAEPAAVSLAVEVSNLDLQQKGELIRALDSLLAPAVPILTTSLAITATEVASWAQHPKRVCGFGTLVPLAERELIEIAPALQTAPATIQAAEVFFQSLGKETEIVADEVGLVFPRILSLIINEAAFTLMEKAATASDIDIAMKKGTNYPYGPLEWADRIGLDEIFAIVRGLQRDLAEERYRPAPLLRKLVLAGRVGVRSGQGFYTYESKVGVKA, from the coding sequence ATGACTATGACAAATAAGGCGGTCGTGCTCGCGGGTACAAGTCCGCTTTTTGCAGAGCTTCAACAGCTTTTTACAGAAAAAGGATACCAGGTGCTCTCTGTGGCGGAAGCGGCGGCAGAACCTGCGGCGGTTTCGCTCGCGGTAGAGGTGAGCAACCTCGACTTGCAGCAAAAGGGAGAGCTGATTCGCGCGCTGGACAGCCTGCTTGCCCCGGCAGTGCCGATCCTCACGACCTCGCTTGCGATCACGGCGACAGAAGTAGCTTCCTGGGCGCAGCATCCAAAGCGGGTGTGCGGGTTCGGGACGCTCGTGCCGCTCGCGGAGCGGGAGCTGATCGAGATCGCGCCTGCCCTGCAAACAGCGCCAGCGACGATTCAAGCGGCCGAAGTCTTTTTCCAGTCGCTCGGCAAAGAGACGGAAATCGTCGCGGACGAGGTGGGACTGGTTTTCCCGCGCATTCTCTCCCTGATTATTAACGAGGCGGCGTTCACGCTGATGGAGAAGGCGGCGACGGCCAGCGATATCGACATCGCGATGAAAAAAGGCACCAACTATCCGTACGGACCGCTGGAATGGGCGGACCGCATCGGGCTGGACGAGATTTTTGCCATTGTCAGAGGCTTGCAGCGCGATCTGGCGGAGGAGCGTTACCGCCCGGCACCACTGCTCAGAAAGCTCGTGCTGGCAGGACGCGTCGGCGTGCGCAGCGGACAGGGCTTTTATACCTATGAGAGCAAAGTGGGTGTGAAGGCATGA
- the paaX gene encoding phenylacetic acid degradation operon negative regulatory protein PaaX: MKPQSMLFTIYGEYVRHYGSEIWIGSLTRLMGEFGLSEPAVRAAISRMLRQGWLESRKVGNKSYYSVSERGKKRLEEAAARIYKVETDVWDGKWCIASYNIPEERRALRDQLRKELGWMGFGMLTTSTWISPNDLADRVKELTESHEITEHVEIFSAGHLGWSDPKQLVQKCWNIDEINAKYKEFIDTYREQFEQLSAKISSGEEVADSHCFVEKTKLVHEYRKFLFIDPDLPQELLPDLWLGKEADQLFQNYYQLLNPGAVRFFETVYEAAPVH; this comes from the coding sequence GTGAAGCCACAATCCATGCTTTTTACGATTTACGGGGAATACGTCCGTCATTACGGGAGCGAAATCTGGATCGGCAGCCTGACGCGGCTCATGGGAGAGTTCGGCCTGTCCGAGCCTGCTGTTCGCGCAGCGATCTCCCGGATGCTCCGCCAGGGCTGGCTGGAGTCGAGAAAAGTAGGCAACAAGAGCTATTATTCGGTATCCGAGCGTGGGAAAAAACGGCTGGAGGAAGCGGCGGCCCGCATTTATAAAGTCGAGACAGACGTGTGGGATGGCAAGTGGTGCATTGCCAGCTACAACATACCGGAGGAGCGCCGCGCTCTGCGCGACCAACTGCGCAAGGAACTGGGCTGGATGGGCTTCGGGATGCTGACGACGAGCACGTGGATCAGCCCGAACGACCTCGCCGACCGGGTAAAAGAACTGACCGAGTCGCACGAGATCACGGAGCACGTCGAAATTTTCAGCGCAGGGCACCTGGGCTGGAGCGATCCCAAGCAGTTGGTGCAGAAGTGCTGGAACATCGACGAGATCAACGCGAAGTACAAAGAATTTATTGATACGTATCGCGAGCAGTTCGAGCAGCTATCCGCGAAGATCAGCAGCGGCGAGGAAGTAGCCGACAGCCATTGCTTCGTGGAAAAGACCAAGCTCGTCCATGAATATCGCAAATTTTTGTTTATCGACCCGGACTTGCCGCAGGAACTGCTGCCGGATCTGTGGCTGGGCAAAGAAGCGGATCAATTGTTCCAAAACTATTATCAACTTTTGAATCCAGGGGCAGTTCGATTCTTCGAGACGGTGTATGAAGCTGCACCCGTACATTAG